A single region of the Blattabacterium sp. (Cryptocercus kyebangensis) genome encodes:
- a CDS encoding DUF2795 domain-containing protein, translating to MYWTLELASHLEDAPWPATKDELIDFAIRTGAPLEVVENLQQLENGEGEIFESIEDIWADYPRDDEDFYWNRDEYEL from the coding sequence ATGTATTGGACTTTAGAATTAGCTTCTCATTTAGAAGATGCTCCTTGGCCCGCAACAAAGGATGAATTAATCGATTTTGCTATTCGAACTGGTGCTCCACTGGAAGTTGTGGAGAATCTTCAACAGTTAGAAAATGGAGAAGGAGAAATTTTTGAATCTATAGAAGATATATGGGCGGATTATCCACGTGATGATGAAGATTTTTATTGGAATAGAGATGAATATGAACTTTGA
- a CDS encoding HU family DNA-binding protein, whose translation MNKTELVNSIAEKTGITKIKAKNITDAFIETIIESLKKGDKVTLIGFGTFSVINRNPRNGINPRTGKKIFIPGKKVAKFKIGAELTNL comes from the coding sequence ATGAACAAAACAGAATTGGTGAATTCAATAGCTGAAAAAACAGGGATTACAAAAATAAAAGCGAAAAACATTACAGATGCATTTATTGAAACCATAATTGAATCCCTAAAAAAAGGAGATAAAGTTACCTTGATTGGATTTGGAACCTTTTCTGTTATAAACAGGAATCCAAGAAATGGAATTAATCCTAGAACAGGAAAAAAAATTTTTATTCCAGGAAAAAAGGTTGCTAAATTCAAAATAGGGGCAGAATTAACGAATTTATAA
- the pdxH gene encoding pyridoxamine 5'-phosphate oxidase codes for MTFDLSNYRKIYQKNNLIESDVPSDPLKLFHNWFQEEKNIHKVYKINEEPNAMSISTIGKDGVPETRIVLLKMYSKEGFVFYTNYYSFKGRSIQKNPKACISFYWPNTERQILIQGDVLKISKNKSDEYFYKRPKENQIGCWASKQSVIIPSKEYLFIQYQKWNHFFKIHMIKRPFYWGGYIVKPYKMEFWQGRPKRLHDRLIYSLEKKSNKWKLYRLSP; via the coding sequence ATGACTTTTGATTTAAGTAACTATAGAAAAATTTATCAAAAAAATAATTTGATCGAATCTGATGTTCCATCAGATCCTTTAAAATTATTTCATAATTGGTTTCAAGAAGAAAAAAATATTCATAAAGTATATAAAATAAATGAAGAGCCTAATGCTATGTCTATTTCAACTATAGGGAAAGATGGAGTTCCTGAAACTAGAATTGTTTTGTTAAAAATGTACTCTAAAGAAGGTTTTGTATTTTATACAAATTATTATAGCTTTAAAGGAAGATCTATTCAAAAAAATCCAAAAGCATGTATCTCTTTTTATTGGCCAAATACAGAAAGACAAATTCTTATTCAAGGAGATGTTCTAAAAATATCAAAAAATAAATCGGATGAATATTTTTATAAAAGACCCAAAGAAAATCAAATAGGATGTTGGGCTTCGAAACAAAGTGTCATTATTCCATCTAAAGAATATTTATTTATTCAGTATCAAAAATGGAATCATTTTTTTAAAATACATATGATAAAACGTCCTTTTTATTGGGGAGGATATATCGTAAAACCTTATAAAATGGAATTTTGGCAGGGAAGGCCAAAAAGACTTCATGATAGATTAATTTATAGTTTAGAAAAAAAAAGTAATAAATGGAAATTATATCGATTATCTCCATAA
- the fmt gene encoding methionyl-tRNA formyltransferase, with the protein MKKFPRIVFIGSTPFSLFSLKELSIRKYNIVGIITNPDSIFNKNKRNTSVKKYALENHIPILQPKNLIDPFFLKNLKIWNADIQIIVSFRILPKEVWGNPKMGTLNLHASFLPQYRGAAPINWAIINGENKTGLTTFFVNNQVDYGKILLQKEIKIEKEETAGELENKLKKFSGSMIIKTLEGILQKKIKPKIQKYIISSPLKYAPKISPIDCRIFWKENSIEVIYNKIRGLSPYPTAWTFLFFNEKIFVRFKIFIVKKIREIHSFPIGFVILSSYEMKISVKEGFISIIEGQIEGKKKMDIKNLINGIKIRKNLFVR; encoded by the coding sequence ATGAAAAAGTTTCCTAGAATTGTATTTATAGGTTCTACTCCTTTTTCTCTTTTTTCTTTAAAAGAACTATCTATTAGAAAATATAATATTGTAGGAATAATTACAAATCCTGATTCTATTTTCAATAAAAATAAAAGAAATACATCTGTAAAAAAATATGCATTAGAAAATCATATTCCTATTCTACAACCAAAAAATCTTATAGATCCTTTTTTTTTAAAGAATTTAAAAATATGGAATGCAGATATACAAATTATAGTTTCATTTCGAATTTTACCTAAAGAAGTTTGGGGAAATCCAAAAATGGGAACCTTAAATCTACATGCCTCTTTTCTACCACAATATAGAGGAGCAGCTCCTATTAATTGGGCAATTATTAATGGAGAAAATAAAACTGGATTAACCACTTTTTTTGTCAATAATCAAGTCGATTATGGAAAAATCCTTTTACAAAAAGAAATAAAAATAGAAAAGGAAGAAACAGCTGGAGAACTTGAAAATAAATTAAAAAAATTTAGTGGATCTATGATCATAAAAACATTAGAAGGTATTCTTCAAAAAAAAATAAAACCAAAAATTCAAAAATATATTATTTCTTCACCATTAAAATATGCTCCAAAAATATCTCCTATAGATTGTAGAATTTTTTGGAAAGAAAATTCTATAGAAGTTATTTATAATAAAATACGAGGACTTAGTCCTTATCCTACAGCATGGACATTTTTATTTTTTAATGAAAAAATATTCGTTAGGTTTAAGATTTTCATTGTTAAAAAAATAAGGGAAATACATTCTTTTCCAATTGGATTTGTAATTCTTTCGTCATATGAAATGAAAATTTCTGTAAAAGAAGGGTTTATCTCTATTATTGAAGGACAAATAGAGGGGAAAAAAAAAATGGATATAAAGAATTTAATTAACGGAATAAAAATAAGAAAAAACCTTTTTGTTCGATAA